The nucleotide window CTCTCCCGGTGGTCTTTAACGACGCTGAGGTTGCGTCCGCGATTGACGAGGTTGTTTTGCTTGGATCCGCCGTGGGCCATGATGCCCAGCACCGGCTTCTCCCAGTGCAGCCCGTCCCTTGAGGTGGCGTAGGCGGTGCCGCCGTCCACGTCGTACCAGGCCTTGAAGAGCTTATCGTCCTCGTCATAGTGGAGCGAGTTGCCGATGATGATTGCGTGGCCGTGCTCCCATGGCATATCGCCCTCAAGCACCGGCCGAGGCTGCTTGACGGGCTGTTGCAGCGAGCGTTTGACGCCGTCCATCCGCTCGATGAGATGGGTGTCTATGAATAGCTGCCTCTCGGGACCGATATGCTCAGGCAATGGGGCAACCTCCGCGTTTGATTTTGCGACTGTTCAGGACTTCTTGCTAGGTACGATAAGGACGGGGTCGCGGGAAGACCTTACAAGCGTCTCGGCCACGCTGCCCATGAGCCAGCGGGTGAAGCCTGAGGCGCCGTGGGTCGTCAGTACCACGAGGTCCTGCGGATTGGCTTCTGTGTAGGCTACGATCGTCTGGGCCGGCGGGCCGCTGAGAATATTGATCTCGGTTTTGACGCCAGAGGACTTCAGCCTCTTCGCTACGCCATCGAGGT belongs to SAR202 cluster bacterium and includes:
- a CDS encoding universal stress protein translates to MALKDAAVSGGRGYPVIDRHAAEAKVKAEAAAYLDGVAKRLKSSGVKTEINILSGPPAQTIVAYTEANPQDLVVLTTHGASGFTRWLMGSVAETLVRSSRDPVLIVPSKKS